A window from Pseudomonas frederiksbergensis encodes these proteins:
- a CDS encoding methyltransferase domain-containing protein, translating into MTDKAFAQADPEWLTLISAAREWLSGPIGQFLLDEERRMLEDELGRFFGGYLVHYGPSAQTPPSAPQVQRNVRLGAPLPGVEIVCEEQAWPLSEHAADVVVLQHGLDFCLSPHGLLREAASSVRPGGHLLIIGINPWSTWGLRHVFAHDALRKARCISPSRVGDWLNLLGFALEKRRFGCYRPPLASPAWQARLAGWERKAGDWQLSGGGFYLLVARKIVVGLRPVRQERREPMGKLIPLPMAKVNRRRIDP; encoded by the coding sequence ATGACCGATAAAGCGTTCGCTCAGGCTGATCCTGAATGGCTGACATTGATCAGCGCGGCCCGTGAATGGCTGTCCGGCCCCATCGGGCAATTTCTGCTGGACGAAGAACGTCGCATGCTCGAAGACGAGTTGGGACGGTTCTTCGGTGGCTACCTGGTGCATTACGGCCCGTCGGCCCAAACGCCGCCGTCGGCACCGCAAGTGCAGCGCAATGTGCGGCTCGGCGCGCCGTTGCCGGGGGTCGAGATCGTCTGTGAAGAGCAGGCGTGGCCATTGAGCGAGCATGCCGCCGATGTGGTGGTGTTGCAGCATGGGCTGGATTTCTGCCTGTCGCCTCACGGTCTGCTGCGCGAAGCGGCGAGCAGCGTGCGGCCCGGCGGGCATCTGCTGATCATCGGGATCAACCCCTGGAGCACCTGGGGCTTGCGTCATGTTTTTGCTCATGACGCGTTGCGCAAGGCTCGCTGCATCTCCCCGTCGCGAGTCGGAGACTGGCTGAACCTGCTGGGTTTCGCGCTGGAGAAACGCCGCTTCGGATGCTATCGTCCGCCGCTTGCGTCACCGGCCTGGCAGGCTCGTCTGGCCGGCTGGGAGCGCAAGGCCGGTGACTGGCAACTTTCGGGTGGCGGCTTCTATTTATTGGTTGCGCGCAAGATCGTGGTGGGCCTGCGGCCCGTCCGTCAGGAGCGGCGCGAACCGATGGGCAAGCTGATTCCATTGCCGATGGCCAAGGTCAATCGTCGCCGCATCGATCCATAA
- a CDS encoding extracellular solute-binding protein, which translates to MKHALLLLLICLALSSPASATISESHGYAQFGTLKYPARFTHFDWVNPKAPKGGTLRVMAFGTFDTLNPYTFKGSSPVSTANFLQYGINELNEPLMVGTGQYAPSGDEPTSSYGLIAQSVEYSEDRSWVVFNLRPEARFHDGTPITAYDVAFSYRLLLKEGHPQYRTNLQEVSRVDILNPQRIRFVFKRAGNPLLILRLGELPVLPQHYWKGRDFKATTFEPPLGSGPYRITSVEPGRRIIFERVKDYWGKDLPVNRGKYNVNRMEVEFYRDSDVAFEAFKAGEFDIYIEHQAKNWANGYNFPAVRRGDVIKAQIAHRIPTQSQGLFMNSRRPTFAEAKVREALGLMFDFEWTNRTLFSGAYKRAMSYYPNSEFSATGLPVGHEWLLLKPYRDQLPAKLLTEPFSLPQTEGRGIPRETMRKALSLLAEAGWKLNGQRLQNSIGQPLRFEILLVNPNLERILQPYVENLASIGIDARLRTVDRAQYKQRLDQFDFDMILMTLNQTLSPGLEQWQYFHSSQVGVKGSKNYAGIANPVVDHLLEQLLAAQTRDEQVAAGKALDRVLLWQHYIIPNWYLNYHRLAYRNRFAFVTTPPYTLGLSAWWLKSSEKDR; encoded by the coding sequence TTGAAGCATGCCCTCCTCCTGCTCCTGATCTGCCTGGCCTTGAGCTCCCCCGCAAGCGCGACGATCAGCGAAAGCCATGGTTATGCGCAGTTCGGCACGCTCAAGTACCCGGCCAGATTTACCCACTTCGACTGGGTCAACCCGAAAGCGCCCAAGGGCGGTACGTTGCGGGTGATGGCGTTTGGCACCTTCGATACGCTCAACCCCTACACATTCAAAGGCTCGAGTCCGGTTTCCACCGCCAACTTCCTGCAATACGGCATCAACGAACTCAATGAACCGTTGATGGTCGGCACCGGCCAGTACGCGCCGTCCGGCGATGAACCAACCTCAAGCTATGGCCTGATCGCCCAATCGGTGGAATACAGCGAAGACCGCAGCTGGGTGGTGTTCAATCTGCGCCCCGAAGCGCGTTTCCACGATGGCACACCGATTACCGCCTATGACGTGGCGTTCTCCTACCGTTTGTTGCTCAAGGAAGGCCATCCGCAATACCGCACCAACCTTCAGGAAGTGTCGCGGGTCGACATCCTCAATCCGCAACGTATTCGTTTCGTCTTCAAGCGCGCCGGCAACCCGTTGCTGATCCTGCGCCTGGGCGAGTTGCCGGTACTGCCCCAGCATTACTGGAAAGGTCGGGACTTCAAGGCCACCACCTTCGAACCGCCACTGGGCAGCGGACCGTATCGCATCACCTCGGTAGAACCTGGACGACGGATCATTTTCGAACGGGTCAAGGATTACTGGGGCAAGGACTTGCCGGTCAATCGTGGCAAATACAACGTCAATCGTATGGAAGTCGAGTTCTACCGTGACAGCGACGTGGCTTTCGAAGCGTTCAAGGCCGGCGAATTCGACATCTATATCGAACACCAGGCAAAAAACTGGGCCAATGGCTATAACTTCCCGGCCGTGCGCCGTGGCGATGTGATCAAGGCGCAAATCGCGCACCGGATCCCGACCCAGAGCCAGGGCCTGTTCATGAACAGTCGGCGGCCAACTTTCGCCGAGGCCAAGGTCCGTGAAGCGCTGGGCCTGATGTTCGACTTCGAGTGGACCAACCGCACGCTGTTCAGCGGCGCCTACAAGCGCGCCATGAGTTATTACCCCAACAGCGAATTCTCCGCCACCGGCCTACCGGTCGGTCATGAGTGGCTGCTGCTCAAGCCCTATCGCGATCAGTTGCCCGCCAAGCTGCTCACCGAACCGTTCAGCCTGCCGCAGACCGAAGGCCGCGGCATTCCGCGGGAAACCATGCGCAAGGCCCTGTCGCTGCTCGCCGAGGCCGGCTGGAAGCTCAACGGTCAGCGACTGCAAAACTCCATCGGCCAACCGTTGCGTTTCGAGATCCTGCTGGTCAACCCGAACCTGGAACGTATCCTCCAGCCTTACGTCGAGAACCTCGCCAGCATCGGCATCGACGCCCGGTTGCGCACCGTCGATCGCGCCCAGTACAAACAACGCCTCGATCAGTTCGACTTCGACATGATCCTGATGACCCTCAACCAGACCCTCAGCCCGGGCCTGGAACAGTGGCAGTATTTCCATTCCAGCCAGGTCGGGGTCAAGGGCAGCAAAAACTACGCCGGGATTGCCAATCCGGTGGTCGACCATTTACTCGAACAATTGCTCGCCGCCCAGACCCGCGATGAACAGGTCGCCGCCGGCAAGGCGCTCGACCGGGTGTTGCTGTGGCAGCACTACATCATTCCCAACTGGTACCTCAATTATCACCGCCTGGCCTACCGCAACCGGTTCGCCTTCGTCACCACGCCGCCCTACACGTTGGGCCTGAGCGCCTGGTGGCTGAAATCTTCGGAGAAAGATCGATGA
- a CDS encoding transglycosylase SLT domain-containing protein: protein MSSSIRKAINSDALTRLAQAIAVAVSATLAGCSSHVPQTEATHTPNIAARAKQKPIWLSEKPTPQIPQDVWERMRQGFQLQDNVGVNPRIEQQRLWFASNPSFLENAGERGSLYIHYIVERLEERNMPLELALLPVIESAYNPMAYSRANAVGLWQFIPSTGRYFNLRQTRFYDGRRDITASTTAAMDYLTRLHDMFNGDWLLALAAYNAGEGTVSRAIERNEKLGLPTDYWNLPLPAETQAYVPKLLALSQVVLAPEAYGVNLNPIANEPYFQVVEINQRMDLSKVAAVANIDEDELFQLNPAFKQRTTIDGPQHLLVPTSKAQLLTASLSTMRPEELISKKSLKPVFEGADDSEIAGLKRAYRVKRGDNLAAIAKANNVDVKDLQRWNKMTGKNLKAGQTLVMQDTTKRSRGRVNTVVAANSKANTKADKQKSQTQYKVKQGDSLYMVAKRFNVEMQHLKRWNPRVGQALKPGQMLTVASPH from the coding sequence ATGTCGTCATCTATTCGTAAAGCCATCAATTCAGACGCATTGACCCGCTTGGCTCAAGCCATTGCGGTGGCTGTGTCCGCCACGCTGGCGGGCTGTTCCAGCCATGTGCCGCAGACCGAAGCGACACACACTCCGAATATCGCCGCCCGGGCCAAGCAGAAACCTATCTGGCTCAGCGAAAAACCGACTCCACAAATTCCGCAAGATGTCTGGGAGCGCATGCGCCAAGGCTTTCAGTTGCAGGACAACGTGGGTGTCAACCCGCGCATCGAGCAACAGCGCCTGTGGTTCGCCAGCAACCCGTCCTTCCTCGAGAACGCCGGCGAACGCGGCAGCCTCTACATTCACTACATCGTCGAACGCCTTGAAGAACGCAACATGCCGCTGGAACTGGCGCTACTGCCAGTGATTGAAAGCGCCTACAACCCGATGGCCTATTCCCGGGCCAACGCGGTTGGCTTGTGGCAATTCATCCCTTCCACCGGGCGTTACTTCAACCTGCGTCAAACCCGCTTCTATGATGGCCGTCGCGATATCACCGCCTCGACCACCGCAGCGATGGATTACCTGACCCGCCTGCACGACATGTTCAACGGCGACTGGCTGCTGGCCCTGGCCGCGTACAACGCCGGCGAAGGCACCGTCAGCCGGGCCATCGAGCGCAACGAAAAGCTCGGTTTGCCGACCGATTACTGGAACCTGCCGCTGCCGGCCGAAACCCAGGCCTACGTGCCAAAGCTGCTGGCCCTGTCGCAAGTGGTGCTGGCACCTGAAGCCTACGGCGTGAACCTGAACCCGATCGCCAACGAACCGTACTTCCAGGTCGTCGAAATCAACCAGCGCATGGACCTGTCCAAGGTCGCCGCGGTGGCGAACATCGACGAAGACGAACTGTTCCAGCTCAACCCCGCCTTCAAGCAGCGCACTACCATCGATGGCCCCCAGCATTTGCTGGTGCCGACGTCCAAGGCGCAACTGCTGACCGCCAGCCTGTCGACCATGCGTCCTGAAGAGCTGATCAGCAAGAAGTCGCTCAAACCGGTATTCGAAGGTGCAGACGACTCTGAAATCGCCGGCCTCAAACGTGCCTACCGCGTCAAACGCGGCGACAACCTGGCCGCTATCGCCAAGGCCAACAACGTCGACGTCAAGGATCTGCAGCGCTGGAACAAGATGACCGGCAAGAACCTCAAGGCCGGCCAGACATTGGTCATGCAGGACACCACCAAGCGCAGCCGCGGTCGGGTCAACACCGTCGTGGCGGCGAACAGCAAAGCAAACACTAAAGCTGACAAGCAGAAGTCGCAGACCCAATACAAGGTCAAGCAAGGCGACTCGCTGTACATGGTCGCCAAACGCTTCAACGTTGAAATGCAGCACCTCAAGCGCTGGAACCCACGTGTTGGCCAGGCGCTGAAGCCCGGCCAGATGCTGACGGTGGCTTCCCCGCATTAA
- a CDS encoding extracellular solute-binding protein, whose translation MKPLRTLLLQASGLLFAGLACAAPQHALTLYNEPPKYPADFKHFDYVNPDAPKGGIFRQAGFGGFDSLNPFINKGVAADDISMIYDTLAKQGLDEPFTEYGLVAGKIEKAPDNSWVRFYLRPEARFHDGHPLRAEDVVFSFQTLIKDGAPLFRGYYSDVEEVVAEDPLTVLFKFKHTNNRELPLILGQLPVLPKHWWATRDFTKGNLEMPLGSGPYKVSEVKAGRSVRYERVKDYWAKDLPANRGFYNFDVMTTDYYRDNTVALEALKAGQFDYWLESAAKNWAKAYNIPAVAEGRLIKEEIPNGNPTGMQGFVFNLRRPVFQDVRVRQALTLLLDFEWTNKQLFNGAYARTRSYFENSEMAASGLPDADQLAILDPFRGKIPEQVFSEAFQNPVTDASGMIRTQQRKAYQLLQEAGWRIVDDKMVDANGKPVTIEFLLAQTEFERVLLPFKRNLSDLGIELVIRRVDVSQYINRVRSRDFDMIVGSFPQSNSPGNEQREFWMSDAADKPGSRNSMGLKDPVVDQLVEQLINADSRKSLVAHARALDRVLQWGYYVIPNWHIKTWRVAYWNHIGHPKISPKYDIGINTWWVKPDATLPIEVETKLQADPAGTE comes from the coding sequence ATGAAACCCTTACGCACCCTGCTCTTGCAGGCCAGCGGTCTGTTGTTTGCCGGGCTGGCCTGTGCCGCCCCGCAACATGCCCTGACCCTGTACAACGAGCCGCCGAAATATCCGGCCGATTTCAAACATTTCGACTACGTGAACCCCGACGCGCCCAAGGGCGGGATCTTCCGCCAGGCCGGTTTCGGCGGCTTCGACAGCCTCAACCCTTTCATCAACAAGGGTGTCGCGGCCGACGACATCAGCATGATCTACGACACCCTGGCCAAACAGGGCCTGGATGAGCCGTTCACCGAGTACGGCCTGGTTGCCGGCAAGATCGAAAAAGCCCCGGACAACAGCTGGGTGCGTTTCTACCTGCGCCCCGAGGCACGCTTCCACGACGGGCATCCGCTGCGCGCCGAGGATGTGGTGTTCAGCTTCCAGACCCTGATCAAGGACGGCGCTCCGCTGTTCCGCGGTTACTACAGCGATGTCGAGGAAGTGGTCGCTGAAGATCCGCTGACGGTGCTGTTCAAGTTCAAGCACACCAACAACCGCGAGCTGCCGCTGATCCTCGGCCAATTGCCGGTGCTACCCAAGCATTGGTGGGCGACGCGCGATTTCACCAAGGGCAACCTGGAAATGCCATTGGGCAGCGGCCCCTACAAGGTCAGCGAAGTGAAGGCTGGACGTTCGGTGCGCTATGAGCGGGTCAAGGATTACTGGGCCAAGGACCTGCCGGCCAACCGTGGGTTCTACAACTTCGACGTGATGACCACCGACTACTACCGCGACAACACCGTCGCACTGGAAGCGCTCAAGGCCGGCCAGTTCGACTACTGGCTGGAATCGGCCGCGAAAAACTGGGCCAAGGCCTACAACATTCCGGCGGTGGCCGAAGGTCGGCTGATCAAGGAAGAGATCCCCAACGGCAACCCCACCGGCATGCAAGGCTTCGTGTTCAACCTGCGCCGCCCGGTGTTTCAGGATGTGCGCGTGCGTCAGGCCCTGACGCTGTTGCTGGACTTCGAATGGACAAACAAGCAACTGTTCAACGGCGCCTACGCGCGCACCCGCAGCTACTTCGAGAATTCGGAAATGGCGGCCAGTGGCCTGCCGGACGCCGATCAACTCGCGATCCTCGACCCGTTCCGCGGCAAGATTCCCGAGCAGGTGTTCAGCGAGGCGTTCCAGAACCCGGTGACCGACGCCAGCGGGATGATCCGCACCCAGCAGCGCAAAGCCTATCAATTGCTGCAAGAGGCGGGCTGGCGGATTGTCGATGACAAGATGGTCGACGCCAATGGCAAACCGGTGACCATCGAGTTCCTGTTGGCCCAGACCGAATTCGAACGTGTGTTGCTGCCGTTCAAGCGCAACCTCAGCGACCTGGGCATCGAACTGGTGATCCGTCGGGTCGACGTCTCGCAGTACATCAACCGCGTGCGTTCGCGGGACTTCGACATGATCGTCGGCAGCTTCCCGCAGTCCAATTCGCCGGGTAACGAGCAACGCGAATTCTGGATGTCCGACGCCGCCGACAAACCCGGCAGCCGCAATTCCATGGGCCTCAAAGACCCGGTGGTGGACCAGTTGGTCGAGCAACTGATCAACGCCGATTCGCGCAAAAGTCTGGTGGCCCACGCCCGCGCACTGGACCGCGTGCTCCAATGGGGCTATTACGTGATCCCCAACTGGCACATCAAGACCTGGCGCGTGGCGTACTGGAACCACATCGGCCACCCGAAAATCTCCCCCAAGTACGACATCGGCATTAATACCTGGTGGGTCAAGCCTGACGCGACATTGCCGATAGAAGTCGAAACCAAACTGCAAGCCGACCCTGCGGGCACGGAGTAA
- a CDS encoding microcin C ABC transporter permease YejB has product MLAYIFRRLLLIIPTLLGILLINFVIIQAAPGGPVEQMIAKLEGFEGATSRIAGGGAEVSVAGSAYRGAQGLDPALVKEIEHMYGFDKSAPERLWIMIKNYATLDFGDSFFRDAKVIDLIKEKLPVSISLGLWSTLIMYLVSIPLGIAKATRHGSHFDVWTSSAIIVGYAIPAFLFAILLIVVFAGGSYFDWFPLRGLTSNNFDELSMGGKVLDYFWHLALPVTALVIGNFATMTLLTKNSFLDEINKQYVVTAKAKGLTNHRVLYGHVFRNAMLLVIAGFPSAFIGIFFTGSLLVEVIFSLDGLGLMSFEAAINRDYPVVFGTLFIFTLLGLVVKLIGDLTYTFVDPRIDFESREH; this is encoded by the coding sequence ATGCTGGCGTATATTTTTCGGCGACTGCTGCTGATCATCCCGACCTTGCTCGGCATTTTGCTGATCAACTTCGTGATCATCCAGGCCGCCCCCGGCGGGCCAGTGGAGCAGATGATCGCCAAGCTCGAAGGCTTCGAAGGCGCCACCAGCCGCATCGCTGGCGGCGGTGCCGAAGTCTCGGTGGCCGGCTCGGCCTATCGTGGGGCGCAAGGCCTGGACCCGGCGCTGGTCAAGGAAATCGAGCACATGTACGGCTTCGACAAATCGGCGCCGGAACGCTTGTGGATCATGATCAAGAACTACGCCACCCTGGATTTCGGCGACAGCTTCTTCCGCGACGCCAAGGTTATTGACCTGATCAAGGAAAAGTTGCCGGTGTCGATCTCCCTCGGGTTGTGGAGCACGCTGATCATGTACCTGGTGTCGATCCCGCTGGGGATCGCCAAGGCGACGCGGCACGGCAGCCATTTCGACGTCTGGACCAGTTCGGCGATCATCGTCGGTTACGCGATACCGGCGTTCCTGTTCGCCATCCTGCTGATCGTTGTCTTTGCCGGCGGCAGCTATTTCGACTGGTTCCCGCTCAGAGGGCTGACCTCCAACAACTTCGATGAATTGAGCATGGGCGGCAAGGTCCTCGATTACTTCTGGCACCTGGCATTGCCAGTGACGGCGCTGGTGATCGGCAACTTCGCGACCATGACCCTGCTGACCAAAAACAGCTTCCTCGACGAGATCAACAAGCAGTACGTGGTCACCGCCAAGGCCAAGGGCCTGACCAATCACCGCGTGCTCTACGGCCACGTGTTCCGCAACGCCATGCTGTTGGTCATCGCCGGGTTCCCGTCGGCGTTTATCGGGATTTTCTTCACCGGTTCGTTGCTGGTGGAAGTGATCTTCTCCCTCGACGGCCTCGGGCTGATGAGTTTCGAGGCGGCGATCAACCGCGATTACCCGGTGGTCTTTGGCACGCTGTTCATCTTCACCCTGTTGGGATTGGTGGTGAAACTCATCGGTGACCTCACCTACACCTTTGTCGATCCGCGCATCGACTTCGAAAGCCGGGAGCATTGA
- the gloB gene encoding hydroxyacylglutathione hydrolase translates to MIQISALPAFTDNYIWLLQDHSTQRCAVVDPGDAAPVQAWLEAHSGWVLSDILITHHHHDHVGGVEQLKKATDATVYGPASESIPARDVSLKDNDRVSVLGWDFDVFAVPGHTLGHIAYYHHGLLFCGDTLFAAGCGRLFEGTPEQMHTSLTRLAALPEDTLVYCTHEYTLSNLKFAAAVEPGNADTAARLEKVTAQREAGIMTLPSTLALEKLTNPFLRVDVTSVKEKVDERNGTQNRAPSAVFAALRAWKDKF, encoded by the coding sequence ATGATACAGATCAGTGCCCTGCCCGCCTTCACCGACAACTACATCTGGTTGTTACAAGACCACAGCACCCAGCGTTGCGCGGTGGTCGATCCGGGCGATGCCGCGCCAGTGCAGGCCTGGCTCGAAGCGCATTCGGGTTGGGTGTTGAGTGATATTTTGATCACTCACCATCATCATGACCACGTCGGCGGCGTCGAGCAGCTGAAAAAAGCGACAGACGCGACAGTCTACGGCCCGGCCAGCGAAAGCATCCCGGCGCGGGACGTGTCGCTCAAGGACAACGACCGCGTGAGCGTACTGGGCTGGGACTTCGATGTCTTTGCCGTGCCCGGCCACACCCTAGGGCATATCGCCTATTACCATCATGGTTTGCTGTTCTGCGGTGACACCCTGTTCGCCGCCGGTTGCGGGCGCTTGTTCGAAGGCACGCCGGAGCAGATGCATACCTCACTGACCCGCCTGGCCGCGTTGCCTGAAGATACGCTGGTCTACTGCACTCACGAATACACGCTGAGCAACCTGAAATTTGCCGCAGCGGTCGAACCGGGCAATGCGGACACCGCCGCACGTCTGGAAAAAGTCACCGCGCAACGTGAAGCCGGAATCATGACGCTGCCCTCTACTCTGGCGCTTGAAAAGCTGACCAACCCGTTTTTGCGTGTCGACGTAACATCCGTTAAAGAAAAAGTGGACGAACGGAATGGAACCCAAAACCGGGCTCCGAGTGCGGTTTTTGCTGCTCTGCGTGCTTGGAAAGATAAGTTCTAA
- the rnhA gene encoding ribonuclease HI, with protein sequence MSDSVELFTDGACKGNPGPGGWGALLVCKGVEKELWGGEANTTNNRMELMGAIRGLEELKRSCDVLLVTDSQYVMKGINEWMDNWKKRGWKTAAKEPVKNADLWKLLDEQVNRHNVTWKWVRGHIGHHGNERADQLANRGVDEVRGYKQA encoded by the coding sequence ATGAGCGATAGCGTAGAACTCTTCACCGACGGCGCCTGTAAAGGCAACCCTGGCCCTGGCGGCTGGGGCGCTTTGCTGGTGTGCAAGGGCGTTGAAAAAGAACTGTGGGGCGGCGAAGCCAACACCACCAACAACCGCATGGAGCTGATGGGCGCTATCCGTGGTCTTGAAGAACTCAAGCGCTCCTGCGACGTGCTGCTGGTCACCGACTCGCAGTATGTGATGAAAGGCATCAACGAGTGGATGGACAACTGGAAGAAGCGCGGCTGGAAAACCGCTGCGAAAGAACCGGTGAAAAACGCTGATCTGTGGAAGTTGCTGGATGAGCAGGTCAATCGCCACAACGTCACCTGGAAATGGGTGCGCGGGCACATTGGCCATCACGGCAACGAACGCGCCGACCAACTGGCCAATCGTGGCGTGGATGAAGTACGCGGGTACAAGCAGGCTTGA
- the dnaQ gene encoding DNA polymerase III subunit epsilon — translation MATRSVVLDTETTGMPVTDGHRIIEIGCVELIGRRLTGRHFHVYLQPDRESDEGAIGVHGITNEFLVGKPRFTEVADEFFEFIKGAQLIIHNAAFDVGFINNEFALMGQHDRADITQHCSILDTLMMARERHPGQRNSLDALCKRYGVDNSGRELHGALLDSEILADVYLTMTGGQTSLSLAGNASDGNGSGEGADNSATEIRRLPVDRQPTRIIRASEDDLAQHMARLEVIAKSAGAPSLWQQLAEAKAQA, via the coding sequence ATGGCCACCAGATCCGTTGTACTCGATACCGAAACCACCGGCATGCCGGTGACCGACGGCCACCGGATTATCGAAATCGGTTGTGTCGAGTTGATCGGTCGGCGCCTGACGGGCCGGCATTTCCACGTTTATCTGCAACCGGACCGCGAGAGTGATGAAGGCGCCATTGGCGTCCACGGCATCACCAACGAATTCTTGGTCGGCAAGCCGCGCTTCACTGAAGTCGCCGATGAGTTCTTTGAATTCATCAAGGGTGCGCAGCTGATCATCCATAACGCGGCGTTCGACGTTGGCTTCATCAACAACGAATTCGCCCTGATGGGCCAGCACGATCGTGCGGACATCACGCAGCACTGCTCGATCCTCGACACCTTGATGATGGCCCGGGAACGTCACCCGGGGCAGCGCAACAGCCTCGACGCCTTGTGCAAACGCTATGGCGTCGACAACTCCGGCCGTGAACTGCACGGCGCCTTGCTCGACTCCGAGATCCTCGCTGACGTTTACCTGACCATGACGGGCGGCCAGACCAGCCTGTCCCTGGCCGGTAATGCTTCCGATGGCAATGGTTCCGGGGAAGGTGCGGACAACTCCGCCACTGAGATCCGCCGCCTGCCGGTCGATCGTCAGCCGACGCGTATCATCCGTGCCAGCGAGGATGACCTGGCCCAGCACATGGCACGCCTGGAAGTCATCGCCAAATCCGCCGGCGCCCCATCGCTCTGGCAGCAACTGGCCGAAGCCAAGGCTCAGGCGTAG